TTCGCCCTCAATGTGATGCCCTATATCTCGGCGTCGATCATCGTGCAGCTGCTCGGCACGGTCTATCCGCCGTGGGAGAAGCTTCGCAAGGAAGGCGGGGAGGCGGGGCGCAAACAGCTCAATCAGTACACCCGCTACCTCACCGTCGTTCTCGCGGTCTTCCAGTCCTTCGGCATCGCCATGGGTCTGGCCGCCTCGCCCGGCCTGGTCGACAATCCCGGTCCGTTCTTCGTCGTCGCGACCGTCGTCACCCTGACCGGCGGGACGCTGTTCCTCATGTGGCTTGGCGAGCAGATCACCAGCCGCGGCGTCGGCAACGGCATCTCGCTGATCATCTTCGCCGGTATCGTCTCGGTCCTGCCGCGCTATGTCAGCCAGGCCTTCTCGCTCACCCGCACGGGTGAAATGAGCCCGGCGGCGCTCTTCATGATCCTGGCCCTCGTCATCGCCGTGACGGTCGCCATCGTCTTCGTCGAGCGCTCGCAGCGCCGCCTCCTGGTGCAGTATCCCAAGCGACAGGTGGGCAACCGCATGTTCGGCGGCGACACCTCGTTCCTGCCGCTGAAAATCAACACCGCCGGCGTCATCCCGCCGATCTTCGCCTCCAGCCTGCTGCTGTTGCCGGCGACCATGCTGGGCTTCGCCTCGACGGCGAACCTGCCGCCGTGGGCGCAATGGCTGCCCACCATGGTGGGCCAGCTGCAGCACGGCCAGCCGCTGTTCATGGTGCTCTACGGCGCGCTGATCATCTTCTTCTGCTTCTTCTACACCTCCGTGGTCTTCAACCCTGAGGACACGGCGGAGAACCTGCGCAAGTACGGCGGTTTCCTGCCGGGCATCCGGCCTGGCAAGCGCACGGCCGAGTATCTCGACTTTGTGCTGACCCGTCTGACGGTGATCGGCGCGGCCTATATCGCGCTCGTCTGCCTGCTGCCGGAACTGCTGATCGGCTTCTACCACGCGCCCTTCTACATGGGCGGCACCTCGGTGCTCATCGTGGTGAGCGTGACCATGGATACGGTCACCCAGATCCAGTCCCATCTGCTGCAGCACCAGTACGAAGGGCTTATCCGGAAATCCAAGCTGCGGGGCGGGCGCGGCCGCTAGGCTGCGCTCTGAACGAGGACCAACGGGCGCCGCGGGGGTGGCGTCCGGGCAAGGGGCATCTCTATGAATCTGATCCTGTTCGGCCCGCCCGCGGCGGGGAAGGGGACCCAGGCCAAGCGCCTGGTTGAAGGCCGCGGCATGGTCCAGCTGTCGACCGGCGACATGCTGCGCGCCGCCGTCGCCTCGGGCTCCGAGCTCGGCCAGCGGGTCGCCGGCATCATGCAGCGCGGCGACCTGGTCACCGACGCCATCGTCATCGAGCTGATCGAGCAACGTTTGCCCGAAGCCGAGGCCGCTGGCGGCGCGATCTTCGATGGCTTCCCGCGCACGCTCGCCCAAGCCGAGGCGCTCGACGCCATGCTGGCCGGCCGCGGCGCCAAGATCGACCTCGTCGTTCGCCTGAAGGTCGACGACGCCGAGCTGACCCAACGGATCGCTGGCCGGTTCGCCGAGAGCGGGCGTCCGGACGACAATCCGGAAAGCTTCAAGGTCCGGCTCGGCGCCTACAACAACCAGACCGCCCCGCTGCTTCCCTACTACAAGGGGCAGGGCAAGCTGGTGGAAGTCGACGGCATGGCCGCCATCGCCGAGGTGGCCCAGGCCATCGATCAGGCCCTGGCGGCGCACGCCTGAACCATGGATCGGTTTGCCACCTTACGCGTCTCGTGCTTTCCTCAAGCGGCCGGATCGATCGCTCTGGGATTCGCGCGTCGCGGGGTCCAGGCCGGCCCTTCGCAAATCGTCGTTTCCGGCATTGACGGAAGCGGCGCGATCCCTATAACCATGCCCTTCCGCGATTCAGCGCGATGGACGCGCCGGCCTAAGCCCTTCGGGCGAGGTCGGGGCGTCGCTCGCGCTTTTCTTGCGTGACCTTATTCTTCGCGGCCTTGGCCGCGACTGGGAGATCTCCACGTGGCCCGTATTGCTGGCGTCAACATTCCCACGAACAAGCGCGTTGTGATCGCGTTGCAGTACATCCATGGCATCGGCCCGCAGAGCGCGCGTGAGATCGTCGGTAAGGTCGGCATCGAAGACGCCCGCCGCGTCAACCAGCTGACCGACGCCGAAGTCCTGCAGATCCGCGAGACCATCGACCGTGATTACACCGTCGAGGGCGACCTGCGCCGCGAGACGGCCGTCAACATCAAGCGCCTGATGGACCTGGCCTGCTACCGCGGCCTGCGTCACCGCAAGGGCCTGCCGGTGCGCGGTCAGCGCACCCACACCAACGCCCGCACCCGCAAGGGTCCGGCCAAGCCGATCGCCGGCAAGAAGAAGTAAGAGAGTCTACCTCCGATGGCCAAGGAACCGGCTCGCGTCAAACGGCGCGAACGCAAGAACATCACCTCGGGCGTGGCGCACGTGAACGCCTCGTTCAACAACACCATGATCACCATCACCGACGCTCAAGGGAATACGATTTCCTGGTCGTCGGCGGGCATGATGGGCTTCAAGGGTTCGCGCAAATCGACCCCTTACGCCGCCCAGATGGCCGCCGAGGACGCTGGCCGCAAGGCTGCCGAGCATGGCGTCAAGACACTGGAAGTCAGCGTTTCTGGTCCGGGTTCGGGCCGTGAATCGGCGCTGCGCGCGCTTCAGTCCGTTGGCATGACGATCACGACCATCCGCGACGTGACGCCGATCCCGCACAACGGCTGCCGTCCGCCTAAGCGCCGCCGCGTCTGAGGCGCGTACCGCCGAACTTCCCCACGCCGGCCCGCATTCGCGGCCGGCGCTCCTGCGTTTCGAGGGACACCCATCCGTGATCGAAAGAAACTGGAACGAGCTCATCCGTCCCGAGAAGCCGCAGATCGAGACCGGCGCCGACGCCAGCCGCAAGGCGCGTCTGGTGGCCGAACCTCTCGAACGCGGCTTTGGTGTGACGCTGGGCAACAGCCTGCGCCGCGTGCTGCTGTCGTCGTTGCAGGGCGCTGCCGTCACCGCCGTTCAGATTGACGGCGTCGTGCATGAATTCTCCTCGATCGAAGGCGTCCGCGAAGACGTCGTCGACATCGTGTTGAACATCAAGCAGCTCGCCGTGCGCATGCACGCCGAAGGCCCGAAGCGCATGACCCTGCGCGCCACCGGCCCTGGCCCGGTGACCGCCAGCCAGATCGAGGCGCCGTCGGACATCGAAATCCTGAACGGCGACCATGTGCTCTGCACCCTCGACGAGGGCGCGACCGTGCGCATGGAGTTCACCGTTCAGACCGGCAAGGGCTATGTCGCCGCTGAACTGAACCGGCCGGAAGACGCCGCCATCGGCCTGATCGCCGTGGATGCGCTCTATTCGCCCGTGAAGCGCGTCGCCTACCGCGTCGAGCCGACCCGGCAGGGCCAGAGCCTCGACTACGACAAGCTGATCATGGAAGTTGAAACCAACGGCGCGGTCACCCCCGTTGACGCCGTGGCCTACGCTGCGCGCATCCTCCAGGACCAGCTGCAGATCTTCATCACCTTCGAAGAGCCGAAGAAGAAGGTCGAAGGCGAAGCCAAGCCCGAGCTGCCGTTCAACCCGGCCCTGCTGAAGAAGGTCGACGAACTGGAACTGTCGGTCCGCTCGGCCAACTGCTTGAAGAACGACAATATCGTCTACATCGGCGACCTCATCCAGAAGACCGAAGCCGAGATGCTCCGCACCCCGAACTTCGGCCGTAAGTCGCTCAACGAGATCAAGGAAGTCCTCGCCGGAATGAGCCTGCACCTCGGCATGGACATTCCGAACTGGCCGCCTGAGAACATCGAAGAGCTGGCCAAGAAGTTCGAAGACCAGATGTAATTTTCGAGCGGCGCGTCGGGAGACGCCCCGCGACCTGAAGGAGAGACTTCCATG
This is a stretch of genomic DNA from Phenylobacterium immobile (ATCC 35973). It encodes these proteins:
- the secY gene encoding preprotein translocase subunit SecY, which encodes MASAAEQLAANMNFGAFQKATELHKRIWFTIIAMIVYRLGTYVPIPGIDPGAFAQAFQGQAGGILGMFNMFSGGAVERMAIFALNVMPYISASIIVQLLGTVYPPWEKLRKEGGEAGRKQLNQYTRYLTVVLAVFQSFGIAMGLAASPGLVDNPGPFFVVATVVTLTGGTLFLMWLGEQITSRGVGNGISLIIFAGIVSVLPRYVSQAFSLTRTGEMSPAALFMILALVIAVTVAIVFVERSQRRLLVQYPKRQVGNRMFGGDTSFLPLKINTAGVIPPIFASSLLLLPATMLGFASTANLPPWAQWLPTMVGQLQHGQPLFMVLYGALIIFFCFFYTSVVFNPEDTAENLRKYGGFLPGIRPGKRTAEYLDFVLTRLTVIGAAYIALVCLLPELLIGFYHAPFYMGGTSVLIVVSVTMDTVTQIQSHLLQHQYEGLIRKSKLRGGRGR
- a CDS encoding adenylate kinase — translated: MNLILFGPPAAGKGTQAKRLVEGRGMVQLSTGDMLRAAVASGSELGQRVAGIMQRGDLVTDAIVIELIEQRLPEAEAAGGAIFDGFPRTLAQAEALDAMLAGRGAKIDLVVRLKVDDAELTQRIAGRFAESGRPDDNPESFKVRLGAYNNQTAPLLPYYKGQGKLVEVDGMAAIAEVAQAIDQALAAHA
- the rpsM gene encoding 30S ribosomal protein S13 — protein: MARIAGVNIPTNKRVVIALQYIHGIGPQSAREIVGKVGIEDARRVNQLTDAEVLQIRETIDRDYTVEGDLRRETAVNIKRLMDLACYRGLRHRKGLPVRGQRTHTNARTRKGPAKPIAGKKK
- the rpsK gene encoding 30S ribosomal protein S11, coding for MAKEPARVKRRERKNITSGVAHVNASFNNTMITITDAQGNTISWSSAGMMGFKGSRKSTPYAAQMAAEDAGRKAAEHGVKTLEVSVSGPGSGRESALRALQSVGMTITTIRDVTPIPHNGCRPPKRRRV
- a CDS encoding DNA-directed RNA polymerase subunit alpha — encoded protein: MIERNWNELIRPEKPQIETGADASRKARLVAEPLERGFGVTLGNSLRRVLLSSLQGAAVTAVQIDGVVHEFSSIEGVREDVVDIVLNIKQLAVRMHAEGPKRMTLRATGPGPVTASQIEAPSDIEILNGDHVLCTLDEGATVRMEFTVQTGKGYVAAELNRPEDAAIGLIAVDALYSPVKRVAYRVEPTRQGQSLDYDKLIMEVETNGAVTPVDAVAYAARILQDQLQIFITFEEPKKKVEGEAKPELPFNPALLKKVDELELSVRSANCLKNDNIVYIGDLIQKTEAEMLRTPNFGRKSLNEIKEVLAGMSLHLGMDIPNWPPENIEELAKKFEDQM